The following are encoded together in the Synergistaceae bacterium genome:
- a CDS encoding GGDEF domain-containing protein, whose protein sequence is MSVWSGVLDSCPGLLCCVVNIKGRLIYATHGYKAIALRLFGHSCEEGRNYPPLITTNDREIHDALTAACLGETNAIEFSERSNVWELTASPLRLIEDGESKIAGVVIRVASASGTVQPQPQIIRSNPNVLEAVPFRACVVDNDGLILAANRFLSAGLGLDPSGSSITDILEPDDSAELQQAIAKHSGSAECRMSDMTEHETFYQFTPEEVYLDAALNDIPPREQTDARLFRVHASPIEWNGGQSSLLSFEDVTDTKHVQGQLRRLLTFDTRTGILNRRGLEHMLVREIGHSVRSGEPLSLIALSPDSLKRVTEAEGYVAGERMIRNFVWTIKDFINDRAESVAARFSREEFMILAHCPGAVAVIMANEIRARAESIPVSAGVADFSVGVYSGVSEFVAAAYDTMNKARAEGGNVTVLAGR, encoded by the coding sequence CCTTGAGGCTGTTCGGGCATTCGTGCGAGGAAGGCAGGAACTATCCTCCCCTCATCACCACAAATGACCGCGAGATTCACGATGCACTTACTGCGGCGTGTCTGGGCGAGACGAACGCAATCGAGTTCTCTGAACGCAGCAACGTCTGGGAACTCACTGCTTCGCCCTTGAGGCTCATCGAGGACGGAGAGAGCAAGATAGCCGGTGTGGTGATACGTGTGGCTTCCGCGTCGGGGACTGTCCAGCCTCAGCCGCAGATAATCCGCAGCAACCCCAACGTACTCGAGGCAGTGCCTTTCCGGGCGTGCGTTGTTGACAACGACGGGTTAATCTTGGCCGCGAACCGTTTTCTGTCTGCGGGGCTGGGGCTTGATCCGTCGGGCAGCAGCATAACCGACATTCTAGAGCCGGACGACAGCGCGGAGCTTCAGCAGGCGATCGCGAAACATTCAGGCTCTGCAGAGTGCAGGATGTCGGACATGACGGAGCACGAGACGTTCTACCAGTTCACGCCGGAAGAAGTGTATCTCGATGCGGCACTGAACGACATTCCGCCAAGAGAGCAGACGGACGCGAGGCTGTTCCGCGTTCACGCGAGCCCCATCGAGTGGAACGGCGGGCAGTCATCACTGCTGTCGTTCGAGGACGTAACGGACACTAAGCACGTTCAGGGACAGCTGCGGCGGCTTCTGACGTTCGACACGAGAACCGGCATCCTCAACAGGCGCGGGCTTGAACACATGCTTGTGCGCGAGATAGGGCATTCCGTGAGGAGCGGAGAGCCTCTGAGCCTCATTGCGCTTTCTCCCGACAGCTTGAAGCGCGTAACTGAAGCAGAAGGTTACGTTGCAGGAGAGAGGATGATACGTAACTTCGTGTGGACGATAAAAGACTTCATCAACGACAGAGCCGAGAGCGTCGCGGCACGTTTCAGCCGTGAAGAGTTCATGATTCTCGCGCACTGTCCGGGAGCTGTCGCGGTAATCATGGCGAACGAGATTCGCGCACGTGCAGAGAGCATCCCGGTGAGCGCGGGAGTGGCAGATTTCTCCGTCGGAGTGTACTCGGGAGTGAGCGAGTTTGTTGCGGCGGCGTACGACACGATGAACAAAGCGCGTGCTGAGGGCGGAAACGTTACCGTTCTTGCTGGAAGATGA
- a CDS encoding ParA family protein, translated as MSKIAVAVFNRKGGVGKTTIAVILAQVALVRHNRVLAIDLDPSGNFTTAFDFLKNSSFRDHFRTKNTLEDSDADAPEEWIVIDCPPSLDDTSLHAIDFADVTVIPVRPDYFSLTPLGMLSAIAEKRFGKSRSQLPLVKLGFDGSAMAKVANQIVQDGGYPVAEDIPLHKSIPYNITSGRIWSMGLTARSRQPYESLYQKIIQAVDRMNDGETDIHEVWKGAAGED; from the coding sequence ATGTCCAAAATTGCAGTGGCAGTGTTCAACCGCAAAGGCGGTGTAGGGAAGACGACCATAGCGGTAATATTGGCGCAGGTGGCCTTAGTGCGGCACAACAGAGTGCTTGCGATAGACCTTGACCCTTCTGGGAATTTTACTACGGCGTTTGACTTCCTGAAGAACAGCAGCTTCCGGGATCACTTCCGCACAAAGAACACCCTCGAGGACAGTGATGCGGACGCTCCCGAAGAATGGATAGTGATAGACTGCCCGCCCAGCCTTGATGATACTTCGTTGCACGCGATAGATTTCGCTGATGTTACCGTGATTCCTGTGAGGCCGGATTATTTCTCGCTGACTCCTCTTGGGATGCTGTCCGCAATAGCCGAGAAGAGATTCGGCAAGTCGCGTTCCCAGCTGCCTCTGGTGAAGCTCGGTTTTGACGGTTCAGCGATGGCGAAGGTTGCCAACCAGATCGTACAGGACGGCGGTTACCCGGTCGCGGAGGACATTCCGCTGCACAAGAGCATACCCTACAACATCACGAGCGGGCGTATCTGGTCGATGGGGTTGACGGCACGAAGCCGCCAGCCTTACGAGAGCCTGTACCAGAAGATAATTCAGGCAGTGGATCGGATGAACGACGGCGAGACGGATATTCACGAAGTGTGGAAGGGCGCGGCAGGTGAGGACTAA
- the fliD gene encoding flagellar filament capping protein FliD — translation MPSMSINGVVSGMDWESMIDEIITSAAKPAQVQVAKRTDLKNKKTLFEEMKVMVQSIQSSLSTLKLPSTYKAKDIEIERTEGTGSYKKILTATVNADAQVNVYDLEVKQIATAQTNRTKQITGSTIASALSSGGVTNPGKIFINAGGQKIGIDVRSTDSLQSLKSRINNTISTLDNSVNLTASVVDSRLIIRSNNTGLGVTSASETLRYTGSPVSTLQNLANDGSGNFSVSSNGTVYTRGTDYVIANGNQIRWKQSDTGPEVELGGSMDVKYTMAAGDVYSASGTYGSSEAQISGFTITDGGTLGSRVKITDSDGNTYAYGEDFTLKNGRVVWNEEEADTAEPSTYTVKYSKETDETYDVAGVKTDLPPASYTVSYKRELASLTAGSFSAASGNTNAATVSSMNFSQMSALEGASAIDASPTGIQYVTFADGYEPSLTIDGTEYVYGRDYVFSKSTDGTLILSNASDTYTDSDGNTHSYVEDYQNKTGKTFSGEVLNPVTDIASASFSLTNSVTENNGITDTGTISDIIITSGGKTYVEGEEYTIETDGSGNKSIAWNTAADPVDLTDAQFEELAENYAKAYKAEHGTTATLTTKTLLDGDNVIRTYIDPSDPSLLTMTDADGKSYEYGRDYVLRVRDSGSGYHVEWLNDTNTIANANKIVTAYTADKGISTLGWQKAPSDGKSFTFGLSYTLKETKSATVHSSDEDKSLSSILSGITVDPYDYDDEDILSISSGSKTYEYGEDYTITDDGKIEWIRTKPAKPSSDVTFQISYNDDGGSGASASNLTLSNTAGQSVTTLLGSVYSNPSTLVITDSTGKTYEYDTDFILNSDGTLYWLADDLSSRPASGSTYTLTYEAFSALEMNGTYSPAPATQNLFLYVDEGSGNFGGDMLSWEQILNDRSIKSTASQEDIDSKLASSFTLSDGGKTYEYGTDYRIVQGDNVDADSEEHNAVIEWIGGGDHPSANFTLTYTGRGKEGSEVINTTITRSVSDTINPDTSSVASINAVLRAATEVRITNANESETYLMGSDFTIDDNGSVRWLSGGGRAANYSTAFDGARSITVTDSNGDAVTGFTIDANNDGNARFAMEDGSTLAAGTYTIKVVKNNKTTLYNLTSDGTTASITTRSLWESQDNTNAASYNVYVTSPENGTQKFAGTRAAGSYGFTITSGATYPTKSEMELGSTTITQGAKTFFEGIDYDLGEDEDDRATIEWRTGEDALSEWFYPTPGSTYTINFTAANGSEATYTATRNATDVLDMKKLGMTKADGNLSVSYGDGLSIKWDTDAASDGFDGRARIRGTYSVDITKGTKFYEDGTADVFNFRWMVPTQTSRTNLPSYGDEVTVEYEYTQNTFTLTDDSDGKILAALGLSDEENITEAHNAILSIDGETDIERDSNDIGEAYGNELLKGVTLHLKNVGSVSIDIFQDAEKAVEAINTFTDNYNSLMQWMNTRMTESEVDKDTAATVDSDDFRMRWGLLHGNSLLRQTKSQMRDLMAQSFTFAFTQRTGNEEVYGTMATNGLINDATLRLRIAGTYMDLSILPSYTLQDVVDMINDKDNPEMHSNFYDETGRERESPLLKASIENDKLVLSSTGDETITMSGTAAMNALKVNYTYRGLFQVGLATTSTDYGKSGELEFDESKFMDALEDNADEVQELMLMFANQMDSWTKSMINTSASGETKGTLSRQIDDLDTRIASIDEYLEKYQDRLDRQEEALRKQYAAAEQNIAKLSQQASSIASILSMMNNSSSNNSSSSSSS, via the coding sequence ATGCCGTCTATGAGCATTAACGGTGTAGTTTCCGGCATGGACTGGGAGAGCATGATTGATGAGATAATTACATCTGCCGCCAAGCCCGCACAAGTCCAGGTAGCCAAGCGCACCGACCTCAAGAACAAGAAGACGCTGTTCGAAGAAATGAAGGTGATGGTGCAGTCGATACAGTCATCACTCTCCACGCTGAAGCTGCCGTCAACCTACAAGGCCAAAGACATAGAGATTGAGCGCACGGAAGGAACTGGCTCGTACAAGAAGATTCTCACCGCAACCGTGAACGCCGACGCGCAGGTCAACGTGTACGACCTCGAAGTGAAGCAGATAGCCACAGCCCAGACCAACCGCACAAAACAGATAACCGGCTCGACGATAGCTTCTGCACTCTCCAGCGGCGGAGTAACCAATCCCGGAAAGATATTCATCAACGCCGGAGGCCAGAAGATAGGTATTGACGTGAGATCCACAGACTCGCTGCAGTCCTTGAAGTCCCGCATCAACAACACGATTAGCACCCTCGATAATTCCGTCAACCTCACAGCTTCAGTTGTGGACAGCAGGCTAATCATCAGGAGCAACAATACGGGGCTCGGAGTAACTTCCGCTTCAGAGACTTTACGCTACACCGGCAGTCCTGTAAGCACTCTGCAGAACTTGGCCAACGACGGCTCGGGAAACTTCAGCGTCAGCAGCAACGGAACTGTGTACACTCGCGGAACGGACTACGTCATCGCCAACGGCAACCAGATACGCTGGAAGCAGAGCGACACAGGCCCGGAAGTCGAGCTCGGCGGGAGTATGGACGTGAAGTACACGATGGCCGCCGGTGATGTGTACTCAGCGTCGGGGACTTACGGGAGCAGCGAGGCACAGATTTCTGGCTTCACGATAACGGACGGCGGGACACTGGGCTCGCGCGTGAAGATTACGGACTCCGACGGAAACACTTACGCTTACGGGGAGGACTTCACGCTGAAGAACGGGCGCGTTGTGTGGAACGAGGAAGAGGCGGACACAGCAGAGCCCAGCACGTACACGGTGAAGTACAGCAAAGAGACTGACGAGACCTATGACGTTGCGGGCGTAAAAACGGACTTGCCTCCTGCTTCGTACACTGTGAGCTATAAGAGGGAGCTGGCTTCTCTGACGGCTGGAAGTTTCTCCGCAGCTTCCGGCAACACGAACGCAGCGACTGTCTCGTCAATGAACTTCAGCCAGATGTCAGCTCTTGAGGGTGCATCTGCCATCGATGCTTCTCCGACAGGCATTCAGTACGTAACTTTTGCTGACGGCTACGAGCCTTCTCTTACGATTGACGGAACTGAATACGTTTACGGCAGGGATTACGTCTTTAGTAAAAGCACGGACGGTACGCTCATCCTCTCCAATGCGAGCGACACTTACACCGACAGCGACGGCAACACACACTCATACGTTGAGGACTACCAGAACAAGACGGGAAAAACTTTCAGCGGTGAAGTCCTTAACCCGGTAACGGACATTGCTTCTGCGTCGTTCTCTCTCACCAATAGTGTTACGGAGAACAACGGCATTACAGATACGGGCACAATCAGCGACATAATCATAACCAGCGGAGGCAAGACCTACGTTGAGGGCGAAGAGTACACGATAGAGACGGATGGCAGCGGCAACAAGTCCATTGCGTGGAATACAGCTGCTGACCCTGTCGACCTCACAGATGCACAGTTCGAGGAGCTCGCGGAGAACTACGCCAAAGCGTACAAGGCAGAGCACGGCACAACCGCAACCCTCACGACGAAGACGCTCCTTGACGGCGACAACGTGATACGCACATACATTGACCCCAGCGATCCATCCCTGCTCACAATGACGGACGCTGACGGCAAAAGCTACGAGTACGGCAGGGATTACGTCCTTCGTGTCAGGGACTCGGGCTCTGGCTACCACGTTGAATGGCTGAACGACACAAACACAATCGCCAACGCCAACAAGATCGTAACCGCCTACACAGCCGACAAAGGCATAAGCACTCTGGGCTGGCAAAAAGCTCCGTCGGACGGAAAGAGCTTTACGTTCGGCCTGTCGTATACGCTCAAAGAGACGAAATCCGCAACCGTACATTCATCTGATGAGGATAAGTCCCTGTCGTCGATTCTTTCCGGGATAACCGTAGACCCGTATGATTACGATGATGAAGACATACTGTCAATCTCAAGCGGCTCTAAGACGTACGAATACGGTGAGGACTACACAATCACCGACGACGGAAAAATAGAGTGGATACGCACGAAACCCGCAAAGCCCTCGTCTGATGTTACGTTCCAGATAAGCTACAACGATGATGGAGGCTCAGGAGCGTCGGCCAGCAATCTGACGCTGTCAAACACCGCAGGACAATCTGTAACCACCCTGCTCGGCTCGGTCTACTCTAATCCCTCAACCCTAGTAATCACCGATTCGACAGGCAAAACATACGAATACGACACGGACTTCATTCTGAACAGCGACGGGACTCTGTACTGGCTGGCTGATGACCTGTCTTCGCGCCCGGCAAGCGGAAGCACCTACACGCTGACGTACGAGGCATTCAGCGCGCTCGAGATGAACGGAACTTACAGCCCCGCCCCCGCAACTCAGAACCTCTTCCTGTATGTGGATGAAGGCTCAGGGAACTTCGGCGGAGACATGCTGAGCTGGGAGCAGATTCTCAATGACAGAAGCATAAAGTCAACTGCTTCTCAGGAAGACATTGACAGCAAGCTGGCTTCATCCTTCACGCTTTCCGACGGCGGCAAGACATACGAGTACGGCACGGACTACAGGATAGTTCAGGGCGACAACGTAGATGCCGACAGCGAAGAACACAACGCTGTCATCGAGTGGATAGGCGGAGGAGACCACCCCTCAGCGAACTTCACTCTCACCTACACCGGCAGGGGCAAAGAAGGCAGTGAAGTCATCAACACCACGATAACACGTTCTGTTTCCGACACGATAAACCCCGACACGTCATCAGTTGCCTCAATCAATGCCGTGCTCAGAGCGGCTACAGAGGTGCGCATCACAAACGCTAACGAGTCAGAAACGTACTTGATGGGGTCAGACTTCACGATAGACGACAACGGCTCTGTACGATGGCTTTCCGGCGGAGGAAGAGCGGCGAATTACTCCACTGCTTTCGACGGAGCAAGGTCAATAACCGTAACTGACAGCAACGGCGACGCGGTAACAGGCTTCACGATAGACGCAAACAATGACGGGAATGCACGTTTCGCGATGGAGGACGGGAGCACTCTTGCGGCCGGAACTTACACCATCAAGGTCGTCAAGAACAACAAGACCACGCTCTACAACCTCACCAGCGACGGGACAACAGCCTCAATCACAACGCGTTCACTCTGGGAGTCGCAGGACAACACGAATGCCGCTTCCTACAACGTCTACGTAACTTCACCCGAGAACGGCACGCAGAAATTCGCTGGGACGCGCGCGGCAGGAAGCTACGGCTTCACGATAACTTCCGGCGCGACATACCCCACAAAGTCAGAGATGGAGCTCGGCTCTACAACGATAACTCAAGGCGCAAAGACGTTCTTTGAGGGGATAGATTACGACTTAGGCGAGGATGAGGACGACCGCGCAACAATAGAGTGGCGGACTGGTGAAGATGCTCTCTCCGAGTGGTTCTACCCTACGCCCGGCTCAACGTACACGATAAACTTCACGGCGGCGAACGGTTCAGAAGCAACATACACAGCGACGAGGAACGCAACTGATGTTCTGGACATGAAGAAGCTGGGCATGACGAAGGCGGACGGAAACCTCAGCGTGTCTTACGGCGACGGCCTCAGCATAAAATGGGACACTGACGCGGCCTCAGACGGCTTCGACGGAAGGGCGAGAATCAGAGGCACGTACTCTGTGGACATCACGAAGGGCACGAAGTTCTACGAGGACGGCACCGCTGATGTCTTCAACTTCAGGTGGATGGTGCCGACACAGACCAGCAGAACCAACCTGCCTTCATACGGCGATGAAGTAACAGTAGAGTACGAGTACACGCAGAACACCTTTACCCTCACCGACGACAGCGACGGTAAGATTCTTGCGGCACTCGGCCTGAGCGACGAGGAGAACATCACGGAAGCACACAACGCCATACTGTCAATTGACGGCGAGACTGACATTGAGCGCGACAGCAACGACATCGGCGAGGCCTACGGCAACGAACTTCTTAAGGGTGTAACTCTGCACCTCAAGAACGTCGGCTCAGTCAGCATTGACATTTTCCAGGACGCGGAAAAGGCAGTAGAAGCCATCAACACCTTCACTGATAACTACAATAGCCTGATGCAGTGGATGAACACCCGCATGACTGAATCAGAAGTCGACAAGGACACTGCGGCAACAGTCGACAGCGACGACTTCAGGATGAGGTGGGGTCTCCTTCACGGAAATTCGCTTCTGCGCCAGACGAAGAGCCAGATGCGCGACCTCATGGCTCAGAGCTTCACCTTCGCATTCACGCAGAGGACGGGCAACGAGGAAGTTTACGGCACGATGGCGACGAACGGCCTGATTAACGACGCAACGTTACGGCTTCGCATTGCGGGCACGTACATGGATTTGTCGATACTGCCGAGCTACACGCTTCAGGACGTTGTTGACATGATTAACGACAAGGACAATCCCGAGATGCACAGCAACTTCTACGACGAGACCGGCCGCGAGAGAGAAAGCCCCCTCCTGAAGGCCAGCATCGAGAACGACAAGCTGGTTCTCTCCTCAACGGGCGACGAGACAATCACGATGTCCGGCACTGCGGCAATGAATGCCCTCAAGGTGAACTACACCTACAGGGGCTTGTTCCAGGTCGGGCTTGCTACAACGTCAACGGATTACGGCAAGAGCGGAGAACTAGAGTTCGACGAGAGCAAGTTCATGGACGCGCTCGAGGACAATGCCGACGAGGTTCAGGAGTTAATGCTCATGTTCGCGAACCAGATGGACTCGTGGACGAAGTCGATGATCAACACTTCTGCGAGCGGAGAGACTAAGGGGACGCTCTCACGGCAGATAGACGACCTCGACACGCGCATAGCCTCTATTGACGAGTACCTCGAGAAGTATCAGGACAGGCTTGACCGTCAGGAAGAAGCGTTGCGCAAACAGTACGCGGCCGCAGAACAGAACATCGCGAAGCTCTCTCAGCAGGCAAGCTCCATCGCCTCGATACTGAGCATGATGAACAACTCTAGCAGCAACAACAGCAGTTCGAGTTCATCATCATAG
- the rsmA gene encoding ribosomal RNA small subunit methyltransferase A has product MKALKRWGQNFLVDRNILALMVKRADVREDDCVLEVGPGHGVLTRALLEAGAGCVHAVEVDERLRPELEELSRADSRLHLHWGDAVKFPYASLTPFPNKVIANIPYNITTPLVWELLKFAGEGLTYHLYMLQKEAALRLTAPADTKARYPLGVCIEAMGRACIVRNVPPECFRPVPEVDSAVTEIVITRNFSLAGDSVWSELLHRGFAHRRKTLANNLKGFAEAGELGRKRAEDLSCDEWLKIYSSVR; this is encoded by the coding sequence ATGAAGGCACTTAAGCGGTGGGGTCAGAATTTTCTTGTGGACAGGAACATTCTTGCCCTGATGGTGAAGCGTGCTGACGTTAGGGAGGATGACTGCGTCCTCGAGGTCGGGCCTGGACACGGAGTGCTGACGCGCGCACTGCTTGAGGCTGGGGCGGGGTGTGTTCATGCCGTCGAGGTTGACGAGAGATTACGGCCTGAGCTTGAGGAGCTTTCGCGTGCGGACAGCCGCCTTCACCTTCACTGGGGGGACGCGGTGAAATTCCCCTATGCCTCGCTCACTCCTTTCCCGAACAAAGTCATCGCCAACATCCCCTACAACATAACGACTCCTCTTGTCTGGGAGCTCCTGAAGTTTGCTGGCGAAGGCCTCACTTATCACCTGTACATGCTGCAGAAGGAAGCGGCCTTGAGGCTCACAGCCCCTGCGGACACGAAAGCGCGCTATCCTCTCGGCGTGTGCATCGAGGCAATGGGCAGAGCCTGCATCGTGCGGAACGTTCCGCCGGAATGTTTCCGCCCTGTGCCTGAGGTTGACTCGGCAGTAACGGAGATAGTCATCACGCGTAATTTTTCGCTGGCAGGTGATTCGGTGTGGAGTGAGCTTCTGCATCGTGGGTTTGCACACAGGCGCAAGACGCTCGCCAACAACCTCAAGGGCTTTGCGGAGGCCGGTGAACTTGGCCGGAAACGTGCTGAGGACTTGTCGTGTGATGAATGGCTGAAAATATATTCCTCCGTACGCTGA
- a CDS encoding EamA family transporter encodes MLLIFIAGVLWGTIGLFVKGLSSLGASPALICVLRISFAFVIMLAVSLFRHGRGIILTDRKALISCVLLGLVSQGAFNIFYTESIRINGMGIACVLMYTAPVFTAIASRIFFRERFSRVKVCALLVNIIGCILTVTGGDFSGSGVNVWGVIMGLGSGFGYGMAAIFGRMAGERTEPDIVSMYSNLAGALFLFAFLRPELSASGGIVGLAFLYALIPTAIAYLVYYIGLKKVDDTSRVPVIASIEPVTAVLLGTMVYGERIGTANFIGVAVVLISIIIMAKSE; translated from the coding sequence ATGCTTCTCATCTTCATTGCCGGAGTACTTTGGGGGACTATCGGCCTGTTCGTTAAGGGCTTGTCGTCTCTCGGTGCTTCACCCGCACTTATCTGCGTGCTGAGAATCTCTTTTGCGTTCGTGATAATGCTGGCGGTTTCGCTCTTCAGGCACGGCAGAGGAATAATCCTGACCGACAGAAAAGCTCTTATCTCGTGCGTGCTTCTAGGCCTCGTCTCACAGGGAGCGTTCAACATCTTTTACACGGAATCAATCCGCATCAACGGCATGGGCATAGCCTGCGTCCTGATGTACACTGCGCCGGTCTTCACAGCGATTGCCTCACGGATATTCTTCCGCGAGAGATTTTCGCGCGTGAAGGTCTGTGCCCTCCTCGTGAACATAATCGGCTGTATCCTCACCGTAACGGGCGGGGACTTCTCGGGTTCGGGCGTGAACGTTTGGGGCGTGATTATGGGTTTGGGCTCAGGATTCGGCTACGGAATGGCGGCAATCTTCGGGCGCATGGCTGGCGAACGTACAGAGCCTGACATTGTGAGCATGTACAGCAATCTTGCCGGTGCGTTGTTCCTGTTCGCGTTCCTTCGGCCGGAACTGTCGGCAAGTGGGGGAATTGTCGGGCTGGCGTTCCTGTACGCGCTGATACCTACAGCAATTGCGTATCTGGTGTATTATATCGGCTTGAAGAAAGTTGACGACACAAGCAGAGTGCCGGTCATTGCCTCGATAGAACCAGTTACGGCGGTTCTGCTCGGAACGATGGTGTACGGCGAGAGAATCGGGACTGCAAACTTTATCGGGGTTGCAGTTGTGCTAATATCAATTATCATAATGGCAAAATCAGAATAA
- a CDS encoding phosphoribosylanthranilate isomerase has protein sequence MAKVKICGISHDVEIGIMNELNPDYVGFVFASKSKRFIAPEHAGYLRAKLKRSIKAVGVFENAKLEQVALAVETAGLDMIQLRGAETGEYIAALREYTRCPIIRSFKVNTAMDAERAMYTTADYVMLDGGEGGGHTFDWSFIGSSKRRAYFLKGGLTPDNIQQALDLSPQPFALDVSTGVESSRLKDYRKCMKFILAVRNYKGRNA, from the coding sequence ATGGCGAAAGTGAAAATCTGCGGAATATCCCACGATGTCGAAATAGGAATCATGAACGAACTTAATCCCGATTACGTCGGGTTTGTCTTTGCATCCAAGAGCAAGAGGTTCATTGCCCCCGAACATGCCGGGTATCTTCGCGCGAAGCTGAAGAGGAGCATCAAGGCTGTCGGTGTCTTCGAGAACGCCAAGCTGGAACAGGTAGCACTTGCTGTAGAGACTGCCGGGCTGGACATGATACAGCTCAGGGGTGCTGAGACCGGCGAATACATAGCCGCGCTCCGTGAATACACCAGATGCCCGATAATACGTTCCTTCAAGGTCAATACTGCGATGGACGCTGAACGTGCGATGTACACTACGGCGGATTACGTCATGCTTGACGGCGGAGAGGGCGGCGGACACACGTTCGACTGGTCATTCATCGGTTCGTCGAAGAGACGCGCCTACTTCCTCAAGGGCGGACTTACCCCCGACAACATACAGCAGGCACTTGACCTTTCTCCCCAGCCTTTCGCGCTCGACGTGAGCACAGGAGTCGAGTCCAGCAGGCTCAAGGACTACCGCAAGTGCATGAAGTTCATCCTTGCCGTAAGGAACTACAAGGGCAGGAACGCTTAA
- a CDS encoding Na+/H+ antiporter NhaC family protein has translation MIALLKLSPVIVLGLLMNGSVGFGLDILLAAPITLIYALIIGILVARVRFNDLMDSAVESMKHIVLVFLILQLAYAVATCFMETGVAASIINMALSLGLTAKHVAMTAMIVTSILSIATGTSWGTFAACAPIFLWLNHIVGGSNVLTIAAIAGGSCFGDNIGLISDTTVVSSSLQGVQITDRVRHQGVWSFLCLLAGAAAFWYAAVNMGLPDTVGNPNEAIAQIPQSVWDALQEKRPAAVTLLNQVKAGVPYYMVIPLIAVLVLAGAGVNTLVCLSTGILGSLVCGYFAGTVTSLSKFLEMVQSSFADAGSWVVVMMLWIAAFGGVMRRMDAFGAIAKVVMSCAHSVKQLMFANGLLCLVGNAALADEMAQIVTISPIIKDLTERNVKGDPKAMYKLALRNATFADAMGVFGSQLIPWHVYLAFFAGIIYAVYPMAEGAISIGDIIMHNYLAWIAVLSMLLLTLTGLDRFIPLFGLPREPEVQLVKE, from the coding sequence ATGATAGCTTTGCTGAAGTTGAGCCCCGTTATCGTTCTCGGTCTGCTGATGAACGGCAGCGTAGGCTTCGGGCTTGACATTCTCCTTGCCGCTCCGATAACGCTGATTTACGCGCTGATAATCGGAATCCTCGTCGCACGCGTACGCTTCAATGACCTCATGGACTCCGCCGTCGAGAGCATGAAGCACATCGTGTTAGTCTTCCTCATCCTGCAGCTTGCCTACGCAGTAGCGACGTGTTTCATGGAAACGGGAGTAGCCGCGTCAATCATCAACATGGCGTTGTCTCTCGGCCTCACCGCCAAGCACGTAGCCATGACCGCGATGATAGTAACCTCCATCCTGTCGATAGCGACCGGCACGTCGTGGGGAACTTTCGCGGCATGTGCACCCATCTTCCTGTGGCTGAACCACATCGTAGGCGGCTCAAACGTTCTCACGATTGCGGCAATCGCGGGCGGTTCATGCTTCGGCGACAACATCGGACTTATCTCTGATACAACGGTCGTGAGCTCGTCTCTGCAGGGAGTGCAGATTACGGACAGGGTCAGGCATCAGGGAGTGTGGTCGTTCCTGTGCCTTCTTGCGGGAGCGGCGGCGTTCTGGTACGCGGCGGTGAACATGGGACTTCCCGACACGGTCGGCAATCCCAACGAAGCCATTGCACAGATTCCGCAGTCGGTGTGGGATGCACTGCAGGAGAAGCGTCCTGCGGCGGTTACACTGCTTAACCAGGTCAAGGCAGGAGTACCGTACTACATGGTCATTCCGCTGATTGCCGTCTTGGTCTTGGCCGGAGCCGGAGTGAACACGCTCGTGTGCCTCAGCACTGGTATTCTGGGCTCGCTGGTCTGCGGGTACTTCGCCGGGACAGTAACGAGCCTGAGCAAATTCCTCGAGATGGTGCAGTCGAGCTTTGCGGACGCAGGAAGCTGGGTTGTGGTGATGATGCTGTGGATTGCGGCCTTCGGCGGAGTTATGCGCAGGATGGACGCGTTCGGAGCTATCGCCAAAGTCGTAATGAGCTGCGCGCACAGCGTGAAACAGTTAATGTTCGCGAACGGACTGCTTTGCCTCGTGGGCAACGCGGCTCTTGCTGACGAGATGGCGCAGATAGTTACCATCAGCCCCATCATCAAGGACCTCACTGAACGCAACGTCAAGGGAGACCCTAAGGCAATGTACAAGCTCGCACTCCGCAACGCAACTTTTGCCGACGCAATGGGAGTCTTCGGCTCGCAGTTAATCCCGTGGCACGTGTACCTTGCGTTCTTCGCTGGAATAATCTACGCGGTCTACCCGATGGCTGAGGGAGCAATCAGCATAGGGGACATCATCATGCACAACTACCTTGCGTGGATAGCGGTGCTATCGATGCTTCTGCTGACACTCACCGGGCTTGACAGGTTTATTCCGCTGTTCGGACTTCCGCGCGAGCCTGAGGTTCAGCTGGTGAAAGAATAA